Proteins encoded by one window of Chroococcidiopsis sp. TS-821:
- a CDS encoding EamA family transporter: MNVLPWIFLLLVVALGTVGQVSLKYALYKNVSTPNLFSSYYFWLWLVCYVVVTLLWLVVLRTIPLSQAFPALGLTFALVPLASHQILKEKIVLGQWIGIAIIVTGVCLVVQM; encoded by the coding sequence TTGCTTGTTGTAGCCCTCGGTACTGTTGGGCAAGTATCACTTAAATACGCTCTTTATAAGAATGTTTCAACGCCAAACCTTTTTAGTTCTTACTATTTTTGGCTTTGGTTGGTTTGTTATGTAGTTGTGACACTGTTGTGGCTCGTTGTTTTACGCACAATTCCATTAAGTCAAGCTTTTCCTGCATTGGGTTTGACATTTGCTTTAGTTCCTTTGGCTTCGCATCAAATTCTCAAAGAGAAAATTGTTCTCGGTCAATGGATTGGAATTGCAATTATTGTCACTGGTGTTTGCCTAGTTGTACAAATGTAG